GTTTTTGAACAATGTAAGCACGAACTAATTGGTTAACACCTGGTGGTAATTCATCGCCATCTTCACGATTAAATACCTTCACGTCAAGAATAATACCGCCTGCACCATGTGGCACACGTAATGAAGTATCACGAACTTCACGCGCTTTCTCACCGAAGATTGCATGTAATAAGCGTTCTTCTGCTGTTAATTCTGTAACCCCTTTAGGCGTTACTTTACCAACAAGAATATCACCATCACGTACCTCAGCACCGATGCGAATGATTCCACGTTCGTCTAAGTTACGAAGCGCATCTTCCCCAACGTTTGGAATATCACGTGTGATTTCTTCTGGCCCTAATTTTGTATCACGAGACTCTGATTCATATTCTTCAATATGAACAGATGTATAAACATCGTCTTTTACAAGGCGTTCGCTCATGATAACAGCATCCTCATAGTTAAAGCCATTCCATGTCATAAACGCAACAAGTACGTTACGACCAAGAGCAAGCTCACCTTTTTCCATCGATGGACCATCTGCTAAAATATCACGAGGTTTCACACGTTCGCCAACTTTTACAAGTGGACGTTGGTTGTATGAAGTACCTTGGTTTGAACGAATAAATTTTTGTAATTTATATTTTGTTAAGTCACCTTTAACTTCTTTACCGTCAATGACTTCGATTCGGCGTACATGGATAGATCGAGCTTCGACATGTTCAACGATACCGTCATATTTCGCTACGACAGCCGCACCTGAATCACGGGCATCAACATGCTCCATACCAGTACCAACAAATGGCGCCTCTGGATTTAACAGAGGTACAGCTTGACGTTGCATGTTGGCACCCATAAGTGCACGGTTCGAGTCATCATTCTCTAAGAACGGGATACATGCAGTCGCAGCTGAAACTACCTGTTTAGGAGATACGTCCATGTAGTCCATTTGTGATTTATTGAATACTGTATTATCTCCACGGAAACGTCCTACTACTTCGTCATTCGCAAAAGTACCATCAGGATTTAATGGTGAATTCGCTTGTGCTACATAGTAGTTATCTTCCTCATCAGCTGTTAAGTAATCAATTTGATCTGTCACTTTACCTGTTTCATGGTCAATACGACGATAAGGTGTTTCAATGAATCCAAATTTATTTACTTTAGCAAATGAAGATAATGAGTTGATTAAACCAATGTTTGGTCCCTCTGGCGTTTCAATTGGACACATACGACCATAGTGAGAATAGTGAACGTCACGTACTTCGAAACCTGCGCGCTCACGTGTTAAACCACCAGGCCCTAATGCTGAAAGACGGCGTTTATGTGTTAACTCTGCTAATGGGTTTGTTTGGTCCATAAATTGTGATAATTGAGAGCTACCGAAGAACTCTTTAATAGACGCAATTACTGGACGAATATTAATTAATTGCTGTGGCACAATAGCAGCTGTATCGTTAATGGACATACGTTCTCGTACTACACGCTCCATACGAGATAAACCGATTCGGAATTGATTTTGTAATAGCTCGCCAACTGAACGCAGACGACGGTTACCTAAGTGGTCAATATCGTCTGTAGCCCCTACATGATACAGTAAGTTAAAGAAATAACTTACAGAGGCTAATACATCAGCAGGCGTGATATTTTTCACTTCCTCATCAATATACGCATTACCAATAATATTGATTTCTTTTTGTGCTTCGTCTTTTGGTGCATAGATTTTAATAGATTGGATAGTTACATCATCTTCAAGCACTCCACCAACTTGTGATAAAGTACGGTAACCAATACCTTTAGATGAATCCTCAAGGAAAGGCAAGATTTTATCTAACGTACGACGATCAAGAACTGTACCCTTCTCTACTAAAATTTCGCCTGTTTCTGGGTCTACAAGCGTTTCAGCAATCGTTTGGTTAAATAAACGATTTTTGATATGAAGCTTTTTATTCATTTTATAGCGACCAACATTCGCTAAATCATAGCGTTTTGCATCAAAGAAGCGAGAGTATAATAAGCTCTTCGCACTTTCAACCGTTGGTGGCTCACCTGGACGTAAACGTTCATAGATTTCTAAAAGTGCTTTTTCAGTACTTTCAGAGTTATCCTTTTCTAACGTATTACGTAAATACTCGTTATCACCAATAATATCGATAATTTCTTGGTCTGAACCAAAGCCTAATGCACGAAGCAACACTGTTACTGGTAGCTTACGAGTACGATCTATACGTACATACACTACATCCTTTGCATCAGTTTCATATTCTAACCACGCACCGCGGTTCGGAATAACTGTAGCTCCAAAACCTTTTTTACCGTTTTTATCAGTTTTATCATGGAAATACACACTTGGTGAACGAACTAATTGTGAAACGATAACACGTTCAGCACCATTGATAATGAACGTACCTGTTTCAGTCATTAATGGGAAATCACCCATGAATACATCTTGCTCTTTCACTTCGTCTGTTTCTTTGTTGTAAAGACGTACCTTCACACGTAATGGAGCTGCGTAAGTAACATCTCGCTCTTTACACTCATCGACATCATACTTAGGATCACCTAATGAATAATCGATGAATTCTAATGAAAGATTGCCTGTAAAGTCCTCGATCGGCGAAATGTCACGGAACATTTCACGTAAACCTTCTTCAAGGAACCACTCGTAAGACGCCGTTTGAATCTCAATCAGATTTGGAAGCTCAAGCACCTCTTTAATACGCGCAAAGCTTCTACGCTGGCGGTGTTGTCCATACTGAACTAGTTGACCTGTCAACTCATTCACCCCTCAATAAAGCGATATTAGGTCTTTGCAAAATCATACAAATAGTGTATGATTTCGAAAGACAAAAAGAAAACGAGTCTTCAAAAAGATCTCATTTTCGGTTAACTAAACTTATCTTGGCAAGTATACCCATATTAAAACAAACATATACAAAAAGGGCACACGACCTCAAAATAATATTTTTGCATTGTATCATATTATCATAGCCGATTTGTCAAGTCAATATTTTATACATATTTCATTTATTTTTTTGCACGTACGATCCAGTAACCTTTTTTCTTTTCCACAACTTCGACTTCAGAAAATTTTTCTTCTAAGTAACTGACCGTTGATGGTGCACCTTGCTTTTTTTGAATTACTACCCACAGCTCGCCAGATGACACTAACTTATCATAAGCTCCATCGTAAAAACGGAAAATTGTTTCTTTTCCGGCGCGAATTGGAGGATTGGTTAAAATAGCTGCGGCTTTTACATCCTTGTCAACCATCGATAGTCCGTCACTCACAAATATCCGTACATTTTGAACTCCGTTTACTTGCGCATTTTTTTGCGAGAGTGCAACCGCACGTTCATTTATATCCATCATGAAAACAGTACGATCTGGATTTGTTTTGGCAATCGATAATCCGATTGGTCCATACCCACACCCCACATCAAAAATTGCACCATCAATATCAGGCATCTGAAAAGCATCTATTAACACACGGGATCCAAAATCTACTTCGCTTTTACTAAAAACACCCGCATCCGTCTCAAATGAAAACGAATGCCCCAATAATTTGAATGTCCAGTGACGAGGTTTACTCTCAGCTTGAGGCTTATTTGTATAATAGTGATCTGCCATTTTCACGCCTCCTCAGAATGAAGAAAAAAGCTCGCCAAAATGACGAGCTTTCCTTTTGTTAAAAAGTAACGCGAGATTACTTAACTTCTACAGATGCGCCAACTTCTTCAAGTTTAGCTTTGATTTCTTCAGCTTCATCTTTAGATACGCCTTCTTTAAGAGCTTTAGGAGCGTTATCTACTACTTCTTTAGCTTCTTTAAGACCTAAACCAGTGATTTCACGAACCACTTTGATTACTTTAATTTTTTCTGCACCAGCAGATGCTAATACTACGTCGAACTCTGTTTTTTCTTCAGCAGCGCCAGCAGCACCACCAGCAACTACTGCTACAGGAGCAGCAGCTGTTACACCGAATTCTTCTTCGATAGCTTTTACTAAATCGTTTAATTCAAGAACTGTCATAGCTTTGATAGCTTCTAAGATTTGCTCTTTATTCATTATAATTTCCTCCTAATTGGATAATGTTTTATTGTTTGCGATCAGGCCGCAGAAGTTATAGTGCGTATGAAATTACGCGCCTTGTTCTTCTTTTTGTTCTGCAACAGCTTTTGTTGCAAGTGCGAAGTTACGCACTGGAGCTTGAAGTACAGATAAAAGCATAGAAAGTAGACCTTCGCGTGATGGAAGTTCTGCAAGTGCTTTAACATCTTCAACTGAAGAAACAGTTCCTTCAATAATACCTGCTTTAATTTCTAAAGCTTCATTTTTCTTAGCGAACTCATTGATGATTTTAGCAGGCGCTACAACATCCTCATTTGAGAACGCAATTGCGTTAGGACCAACTAATACGTCATTGATTCCTCCAAGACCAGCAGCTTCAGTAGCACGACGAGTTAATGTATTTTTGTATACTTTGAACTCAACGCCAGCTTCACGAAGTTGTTTACGAAGCTCTGTCACTTGTGCAACATTAAGACCACGGTAATCCACAACTACTACAGAAGCAGCGTTTTGGAACTTTTCAGTAATCTCTTGAACTTGTACTTGTTTGTTTTCGATTGCTTTGCTCATTATGACACCTCCTATTAGAATGGGTCATTTATACCGACAAAAGAAAAGCCTCTGGGTCAAATAGACACAGAGGCTGAAAGTCATCATCTTTAAATAAGAATCTGAATTCCGATGTCCTCGGTAGGAACATTAAGTGACAAGTCACTCCTACTGTCTACGGTACAAATGGATAATTCACAACAGCAACCATAATATCATATATAATTACTGTTGTCAATATATATATAAATTATTTTACTACTACATTAGAAGCGTCAATTTTAACAGCTGGACCCATTGTAGTTGTAACGTTTACAGATTTCATATAAGTACCTTTAGCTGCTGCTGGTTTTGCTTTTTGCACTACATCAAAAACAGTTAAGAAGTTTTCTACTAATTTTTCTGCTGAGAAAGAAACTTTACCGATAGGAGCGTGAATGATACCAGCTTTATCTGCACGGTATTCTACTTTACCAGCTTTGATTTCTTCGATAGCTTTTGTTACATCAAAAGTAACTGTACCAGTTTTAGGGTTTGGCATTAAGCCTTTAGGTCCTAAAACACGACCAAGTTTACCAACTTCACCCATCATGTCAGGAGTTGCTACGATTACATCGAAATCAAACCAACCTTGTTGGATTTTTTGGATGTACTCTGCATCACCTACATAGTCAGCGCCAGCTGCTTCAGCTTCTTTAAGTTTTTCACCTTTCGCGAATACTAATACGCGTTGAGTTTTACCAGTACCGTTTGGAAGCACTACTGCACCGCGGATTTGTTGGTCGTTTTTACGAGTATCAATACCTAAACGGAAAGCAACTTCTACAGTAGCGTCGAAGTTTACTGTGCTAGTTTTTTGAGCAAGTTCAATTGCCTCTTGAGCGCTGTAAAGCGTGTTACGATCGATTAATTTTGCTGCATCTTGCAGTTTTTTACCTTTTTTAGCCATTATATAATTCCTCCTTGATTGTGGTTGTAGCGGATTTTACCTCCCACGAATAAAGGTTGCGCGTTCACAAAGAAACTTCGCAACCTTCCAAAAAACAAAACATCAAGTAACAGGGATTAGTCTTCGATAACAATTCCCATGCTTCGTGCAGTACCTTCAACCATTAACATAGCAGCTTCTACTGAAGCAGCGTTAAGGTCTGGCATTTTAGTTTCAGCGATTTCGCGAACTTTATCACGTTTAACCGTTGCCACTTTTTTACGGTTTGGTTCACCAGATCCAGATTGGATACCAGCTGCTACTTTAAGTAGAACTGCTGCAGGTGGAGTTTTTGTAATGAAAGTGAAAGAACGGTCTTCAAATACTGAAATTTCAACTGGAATAATAAGACCAGCTTGATCAGCCGTACGCGCATTGAATTCTTTACAGAACCCCATGATATTCACACCTGCTTGACCTAATGCAGGACCAACCGGTGGAGCTGGATTTGCTTTACCAGCAGGGATTTGAAGTTTTACAACTTTAATAACTTTTTTAGCCACGAGACACACCTCCTTAAGTCCGTGATGTGGTAATTGGGTTGCCCCTCCCACTCAATATCTGTCTGTCAGCTAAATGCCGATAACATTAAAATTATCATCGCAGACGCCAAACCAAAGTATGACAGTCTGACCTATGAAATGATACCACTTTTAGTTTTTTTAAGCAAGTAGTAATTTACAAAATCTGCGAAACATACATCTAAGCATTTATTTTACAATGCAGTTTCTCACATTTATATTTTCTGTATTTGTTCAAAGTTAAGTTCCATAATTGTTTCGCGACCAAACATATCAACAGACACTTTCACTTTTCCTTTTTCAGTGTCAATTTCTTCTACACGTCCTTGGAAGTGTGCAAAAGGCCCTTCCAATACTTCGACAGCCTCTCCCACTGAAATATCCACTTCTACAACTTTGTCAGACATACCCATTTGTTGTAGCAGGCGATCTGCTTCTTCTGGTAATAAAGGTGTTGGTTTTGCACCCCCACCTGATGAACCGATAAAGCCTGTTACACCTGGTGTGTTACGTACAACATACCAAGAGTCATCTGTCATAATTAGTTCTACTAATACATAACCAGGGAAGACTTTACGCATCATTGTACGTTTTTTTCCATCCTTCATTTCTGTTTCCTCGTGTTCAGGCACGATTACACGGAAAATCTTATCTTGCATCCCCATTGTTTCAACACGTTTTTCTAGGTTTGCTTTTACACGATTTTCATACCCTGAATACGTATGAACAACATACCAATTTTTCTCCATAATTACTAGGACTCCTCGTCCGTCCCTCCCTTACAAATAAAAGTGAAAATGAATCGCGATATGCTCAACGCATCCCTTACCCTTTTCACAAAGATCTCATGTAGACATAGTTTTACCTACTAAGAAAGCCCGATGCTATGTACAGAAACTAGCATAGTCATCTATCGCTACTAATATACTTATCAAAATGAGAATATCTTACTGCCATTTACTTCACTCAAATCACTCATTCATTAAGATGGAATTTTCTGCTGAATGAAGATAAAACAAACGAAAAAACCCGTTATTGCAAAGGACGGGCATTTTCAGAAGTATTAACATGCTATTTACTAAATTATAACTCTAAGTACCAGCGGAATAATGATGAAATACCTAAGTCTACTAACACAAAAAATAAAGCCATAATTACAACAGTTGAAATTACAACGACTGTATATTTCGTCAGTTCTTTACTTTTTGGCCAGCTTGTTTTGCGCATTTCCGACATTACATTGCTGAAAAAGTCTTTAATCTTGCCCATTCTAGCCTAACCTCCGAATCAATCATATCTGTCTATTTACAAATTACTTTATAGCGTTTGTTTATGCACTGTATGTTCATTGCAATGCGAGCAAAATTTCTTTAATTCGAGGCGTACAGTTGAGCCTTCTTTTGCTGGGAACGTGTAATTTCTCGACCCGCATTTTTCACAATTTAACACGACTTTTTTTGCCATATAATCACCTTTTCGGCACTTTGTCTTTTAAAGACTAACACCTAAAATTGTCAATGTCAATAAAGGTATGCAATCGTTAGGACATTTCCTCAAGGACTAAATGCCTCTCTAATTTACGCTTTACTCTTTGCAGTGCATTGTCAATCGACTTCACATGGCGATTTAATTTGGTCGAAATCTCATGATAAGATTGTCCATCTAAGTATAAGGCTAGTACTTGTAACTCTAGTTCACTTAAAATCTCACTCATCTTTTCTTCTAGATAGCCGAACTCTTCTCTATGAATCATCAATTCTTCCGGATCATCCATAATAGCGCCTGTTAACACATCCATTAACGTACGATCTGATTCTTCATCAAAAATTGGCTTGTCCAAGGATACATAAGAATTAAGTGGAATATGCTTTTGTCTAGTTGCAGTTTTAATAGCTGTAATAATTTGCCTTGTAATACACAGCTCAGCAAATGCTCTAAAAGAAGCTAGCTTGTCTCCTTTAAAGTCTCGTATCGCTTTATACAAGCCAATCATACCTTCTTGCACAATGTCTTCCTTATCTGCTCCAATTAAAAAATAAGATCTTGCCTTCGCTCTTACTAACAAACGGTATTTGGTAATTAAATAATCTAACGCATCTGTATTACCTTGATGCACCATTTCAATAAGTTCTTCATCATTGAATCGTTCAAAATCTTGTGTCACTTGTACAATGCTATTTTTAAACATGGTATCACCTCAGCCACAACAGATAATTAGGAACAGTATAACGGAATTGGAAAATATGCGTCAATCAATCATTTCAAGCCACGTCTCCATTTTTCAAAAGCTAACGCAACATCTGGCTTTAATTCTATACGAGAAGGCGGTTTGCTATCTTGTTTCCGCTTCACCTCATGTGAAATTTTTTGTTGGATTATACCCATATCAATCTCGAGCTCTCTTGCGGATTTTCGTAAAGCGCCATTACCAAAAATAACGCTTTGCTCCGCCATATCAGAAGTTGCTACATAGATTTGAACATTTCTAGCTTTTAGTTCATGTGTCATTTTTTCAATACGTTCATCTGCTGTTTCGTTTTTCCGTGTATAAATGATTTCGACATCATTTTCTAAATAAGATTGCTCCACACCTGGTACAAGATGTGCGTCAAAAACGATAATGACACGCCATCCCATTGCAGCCTTATATTCGGCCATTAACTCAATCAATCTTCTACGTGCATCTTCAAATTTCGCGTCACGTAATGGCCGCAGCTCTTTCCAAGCTCCAATCATATTATAGCCGTCAACAAGCAAAATGTTTTTCATGCCTACTCAATCGCTTCTTGACGTTTACGGTACACTTCGTACATTAAGAGTGCAGCAGCTACTGATGCATTTAGTGATGTGACATGCCCTACCATTGGTAAATGGTACAAAAAGTCACATTTCTCTTTTAGTAGACGGCCCATTCCTTTGCCCTCACTACCAATAATAATTGCAAGTGGTAATGTAGCATCCATTTTTCGATAGTCTGCAGAACCCTTTGCATCTGTACCAGCTATCCATACACCTCGTTCTTTAAGTTCATCCACTGTATGAGCAAGATTATTCACACGTACTACAGGTACATGCTCAATAGCTCCTGTTGAAGCCTTTGCCACTACTGCGGTTAAACTTACTGAACGACGCTTAGGTATTATGATTCCATGTGCTCCTATCGCATCTGCAGTTCGCATAATAGAACCTAGATTATGAGGATCCTCCAGCTCATCTAATATTAAGAAAAATGGATCCTCCTGTTTTTTCGCTGCTGCGGCAAATAAATCCTCTAACTCTGCATATTTATATGCTGCAACAGAGGCAACAATTCCTTGATGATTTGCATTTGATAATTGATCGACCTTTTTTTTCGGAACAAATTGAACAATGACACCACGTTCTCGTGCTAAATCAAGTAATTCATTTACACCTGATTTTTTCACACCTTCTGCAATCCATACTTTATTCATATCACGGCCTGAACGAAGTGCTTCTAACACTGGGTTTTTACCGGCAATTATTTCACCATTTTGCTCTACCATTATTGCGACACTCCTTTCGATTCCTCGATTATTTGAATAGCGTATGCAATGATTTCATAAACGCGTTCTAGTTCATTTAACAAATACAAACTTCCAAGCACTGCCTCAAAACCTGAGCTATTTCGATAAGTCTGCACATCTGTATTTTTTGGCACAGAGCCGGATTTGGCATT
This genomic stretch from Lysinibacillus pakistanensis harbors:
- the rpoB gene encoding DNA-directed RNA polymerase subunit beta, whose protein sequence is MNELTGQLVQYGQHRQRRSFARIKEVLELPNLIEIQTASYEWFLEEGLREMFRDISPIEDFTGNLSLEFIDYSLGDPKYDVDECKERDVTYAAPLRVKVRLYNKETDEVKEQDVFMGDFPLMTETGTFIINGAERVIVSQLVRSPSVYFHDKTDKNGKKGFGATVIPNRGAWLEYETDAKDVVYVRIDRTRKLPVTVLLRALGFGSDQEIIDIIGDNEYLRNTLEKDNSESTEKALLEIYERLRPGEPPTVESAKSLLYSRFFDAKRYDLANVGRYKMNKKLHIKNRLFNQTIAETLVDPETGEILVEKGTVLDRRTLDKILPFLEDSSKGIGYRTLSQVGGVLEDDVTIQSIKIYAPKDEAQKEINIIGNAYIDEEVKNITPADVLASVSYFFNLLYHVGATDDIDHLGNRRLRSVGELLQNQFRIGLSRMERVVRERMSINDTAAIVPQQLINIRPVIASIKEFFGSSQLSQFMDQTNPLAELTHKRRLSALGPGGLTRERAGFEVRDVHYSHYGRMCPIETPEGPNIGLINSLSSFAKVNKFGFIETPYRRIDHETGKVTDQIDYLTADEEDNYYVAQANSPLNPDGTFANDEVVGRFRGDNTVFNKSQMDYMDVSPKQVVSAATACIPFLENDDSNRALMGANMQRQAVPLLNPEAPFVGTGMEHVDARDSGAAVVAKYDGIVEHVEARSIHVRRIEVIDGKEVKGDLTKYKLQKFIRSNQGTSYNQRPLVKVGERVKPRDILADGPSMEKGELALGRNVLVAFMTWNGFNYEDAVIMSERLVKDDVYTSVHIEEYESESRDTKLGPEEITRDIPNVGEDALRNLDERGIIRIGAEVRDGDILVGKVTPKGVTELTAEERLLHAIFGEKAREVRDTSLRVPHGAGGIILDVKVFNREDGDELPPGVNQLVRAYIVQKRKIRVGDKMAGRHGNKGVISRILPEEDMPFMPDGTPVDIMLNPLGVPSRMNIGQVLELHLGMASRYLGVHMATPVFDGANEEDVWETMEEAGMNRDGKTILYDGRSGEPFDNRVSVGIMYMIKLAHMVDDKLHARSTGPYSLVTQQPLGGKAQFGGQRFGEMEVWALEAYGAAYTLQEILTVKSDDVVGRVKTYEAIVKGESVPEPGVPESFKVLIKELQSLGMDVKMLTVNDEEVELRDLDEEDDLQPADALNIAPQPDTEEEPVESFE
- a CDS encoding class I SAM-dependent methyltransferase; protein product: MADHYYTNKPQAESKPRHWTFKLLGHSFSFETDAGVFSKSEVDFGSRVLIDAFQMPDIDGAIFDVGCGYGPIGLSIAKTNPDRTVFMMDINERAVALSQKNAQVNGVQNVRIFVSDGLSMVDKDVKAAAILTNPPIRAGKETIFRFYDGAYDKLVSSGELWVVIQKKQGAPSTVSYLEEKFSEVEVVEKKKGYWIVRAKK
- the rplL gene encoding 50S ribosomal protein L7/L12, with amino-acid sequence MNKEQILEAIKAMTVLELNDLVKAIEEEFGVTAAAPVAVVAGGAAGAAEEKTEFDVVLASAGAEKIKVIKVVREITGLGLKEAKEVVDNAPKALKEGVSKDEAEEIKAKLEEVGASVEVK
- the rplJ gene encoding 50S ribosomal protein L10, encoding MSKAIENKQVQVQEITEKFQNAASVVVVDYRGLNVAQVTELRKQLREAGVEFKVYKNTLTRRATEAAGLGGINDVLVGPNAIAFSNEDVVAPAKIINEFAKKNEALEIKAGIIEGTVSSVEDVKALAELPSREGLLSMLLSVLQAPVRNFALATKAVAEQKEEQGA
- the rplA gene encoding 50S ribosomal protein L1 is translated as MAKKGKKLQDAAKLIDRNTLYSAQEAIELAQKTSTVNFDATVEVAFRLGIDTRKNDQQIRGAVVLPNGTGKTQRVLVFAKGEKLKEAEAAGADYVGDAEYIQKIQQGWFDFDVIVATPDMMGEVGKLGRVLGPKGLMPNPKTGTVTFDVTKAIEEIKAGKVEYRADKAGIIHAPIGKVSFSAEKLVENFLTVFDVVQKAKPAAAKGTYMKSVNVTTTMGPAVKIDASNVVVK
- the rplK gene encoding 50S ribosomal protein L11; this translates as MAKKVIKVVKLQIPAGKANPAPPVGPALGQAGVNIMGFCKEFNARTADQAGLIIPVEISVFEDRSFTFITKTPPAAVLLKVAAGIQSGSGEPNRKKVATVKRDKVREIAETKMPDLNAASVEAAMLMVEGTARSMGIVIED
- the nusG gene encoding transcription termination/antitermination protein NusG, which codes for MEKNWYVVHTYSGYENRVKANLEKRVETMGMQDKIFRVIVPEHEETEMKDGKKRTMMRKVFPGYVLVELIMTDDSWYVVRNTPGVTGFIGSSGGGAKPTPLLPEEADRLLQQMGMSDKVVEVDISVGEAVEVLEGPFAHFQGRVEEIDTEKGKVKVSVDMFGRETIMELNFEQIQKI
- the secE gene encoding preprotein translocase subunit SecE, with product MGKIKDFFSNVMSEMRKTSWPKSKELTKYTVVVISTVVIMALFFVLVDLGISSLFRWYLEL
- the rpmG gene encoding 50S ribosomal protein L33, whose protein sequence is MAKKVVLNCEKCGSRNYTFPAKEGSTVRLELKKFCSHCNEHTVHKQTL
- the sigH gene encoding RNA polymerase sporulation sigma factor SigH; the encoded protein is MFKNSIVQVTQDFERFNDEELIEMVHQGNTDALDYLITKYRLLVRAKARSYFLIGADKEDIVQEGMIGLYKAIRDFKGDKLASFRAFAELCITRQIITAIKTATRQKHIPLNSYVSLDKPIFDEESDRTLMDVLTGAIMDDPEELMIHREEFGYLEEKMSEILSELELQVLALYLDGQSYHEISTKLNRHVKSIDNALQRVKRKLERHLVLEEMS
- a CDS encoding NYN domain-containing protein, whose product is MKNILLVDGYNMIGAWKELRPLRDAKFEDARRRLIELMAEYKAAMGWRVIIVFDAHLVPGVEQSYLENDVEIIYTRKNETADERIEKMTHELKARNVQIYVATSDMAEQSVIFGNGALRKSARELEIDMGIIQQKISHEVKRKQDSKPPSRIELKPDVALAFEKWRRGLK
- the rlmB gene encoding 23S rRNA (guanosine(2251)-2'-O)-methyltransferase RlmB, with translation MVEQNGEIIAGKNPVLEALRSGRDMNKVWIAEGVKKSGVNELLDLARERGVIVQFVPKKKVDQLSNANHQGIVASVAAYKYAELEDLFAAAAKKQEDPFFLILDELEDPHNLGSIMRTADAIGAHGIIIPKRRSVSLTAVVAKASTGAIEHVPVVRVNNLAHTVDELKERGVWIAGTDAKGSADYRKMDATLPLAIIIGSEGKGMGRLLKEKCDFLYHLPMVGHVTSLNASVAAALLMYEVYRKRQEAIE